A stretch of the Lolium perenne isolate Kyuss_39 chromosome 3, Kyuss_2.0, whole genome shotgun sequence genome encodes the following:
- the LOC127338389 gene encoding flowering-promoting factor 1-like protein 1 has translation MSGVWVFKNGVVRLVEGPSESGCGQPVRKTLLHTPSGEAMCSHEALERKLLDLGWERYHDAPELVQYQKRSSVQLISLPKDFNKVKSMHMYDVVVKNRDAFQVVNAAVHVHAENKASADKAEAADADQGEA, from the coding sequence ATGTCTGGTGTGTGGGTGTTCAAGAATGGGGTGGTACGTCTTGTGGAGGGCCCGTCGGAGTCGGGGTGCGGGCAACCAGTGAGAAAAACGCTGCTGCACACGCCGAGCGGAGAAGCCATGTGCTCCCACGAGGCCCTGGAGAGGAAGCTGCTGGACCTGGGGTGGGAGCGCTACCACGACGCCCCGGAATTAGTCCAGTACCAGAAGCGTAGCTCCGTCCAACTCATCTCCCTCCCCAAGGACTTCAACAAAGTCAAGTCCATGCACATGTACGATGTCGTCGTCAAGAACAGGGACGCCTTCCAGGTCGTCAACGCCGCCGTCCACGTCCACGCCGAAAACAAGGCCAGTGCCGACAAGGCTGAGGCCGCCGATGCCGATCAGGGTGAGGCCTAA